One genomic window of Drosophila ananassae strain 14024-0371.13 chromosome 4 unlocalized genomic scaffold, ASM1763931v2 tig00000242, whole genome shotgun sequence includes the following:
- the LOC123258106 gene encoding UDP-N-acetylmuramoylalanine--D-glutamate ligase gives MVRISYLAVQLNKYKNQNVAVFGLGKTGLSAINALTKSGARIYAWDDHEEQIANAKMMYKKCNFIHPKEYNWHEISALVLSPGVPTEPHWIVKLARRFDCKIKSDIELFLEAKTTNQKVIGVTGTNGKSTTTSLIGHILKSAGKKVAIGGNLGVPVLDLERDAEIYVIELSSFQLELMNEINVDISALLNITPDHIDRHGSMENYIATKLKLINGSEVAVIGCDNEITADIFNKFTGDKIPISVTYSPMSFQRVTLESRKEKPLPTTQMTEGGARDLISLAGNNLLDYSEQITGIDRNYLDPSVSYLDDKRGTGIQKISLKLENHSLSVSDVKINLISNAENIAATYAVCKVLGVDSNTIINGIKSFSGLRHRNELLGKIRNVFFVNDSKATNAKSSEKAILSYENINWIAGGRSKKGGIESLSKHFTRVRKAFLIGESTEAFANVMENKVDYVKCCNLEDAFRLAFEEALNSAEEVTILLSPACASFDQWKNFEERGEAFCRMFENLRYNHTCCLV, from the coding sequence ATGGTTCGCATAAGTTATCTAGCAGTGCAActaaacaaatacaaaaatcaaaacgTCGCGGTTTTTGGTCTTGGTAAAACTGGTTTATCCGCCATTAACGCTCTAACAAAGAGTGGTGCAAGAATATATGCATGGGATGATCATGAAGAGCAAATAGCAAATGCAAAAATGatgtataaaaaatgtaattttattCATCCCAAGGAATACAATTGGCATGAGATCAGTGCATTGGTTTTAAGCCCTGGAGTGCCAACAGAGCCACATTGGATAGTAAAACTTGCAAGGAGATTTGATTGCAAAATAAAATCAGACATTGAGCTATTTCTTGAAGCTAAAACTACGAACCAGAAGGTAATAGGCGTCACAGGAACAAATGGTAAATCAACCACTACATCACTAATAGGGCACATATTAAAATCTGCAGGGAAAAAAGTAGCTATTGGTGGAAATTTAGGCGTTCCTGTTTTGGATCTAGAAAGAGATGCAGAAATTTATGTAATCGAACTCTCCTCTTTTCAATTGGAGTTGATGAATGAAATTAACGTGGACATTTCAGCACTGCTCAATATTACACCAGATCACATAGATAGGCATGGAAGTATGGAGAACTACATAGCAACTAAATTAAAACTGATAAACGGTAGTGAGGTTGCCGTAATAGGATGTGACAATGAGATTACTGCTGATATATTCAACAAATTCACTGGAGACAAAATTCCAATCTCAGTAACATATTCCCCGATGTCATTCCAGCGCGTGACGCTGGAATCCAGAAAAGAAAAACCATTGCCAACTACTCAGATGACAGAGGGTGGTGCAAGAGATCTAATATCATTGGCAGGTAACAATTTGCTTGATTATAGTGAACAGATTACTGGTATAGATCGAAATTatctggatcccagtgtcagctacttggaTGACAAAAGGGGCACTGGGATCCAGAAGATCTCGTTAAAACTAGAGAATCATAGCTTATCAGTAAGCGACGTGAAAATAAACCTAATATCCAACGCAGAAAACATAGCAGCCACATATGCCGTATGTAAGGTACTTGGAGTAGATAGCAACACTATTATCAATGGAATCAAGTCCTTTTCAGGACTGAGGCATAGGAATGAACTGCTTGGCAAAATAAGAAATGTGTTTTTCGTGAACGATAGCAAAGCAACTAATGCAAAATCGAGCGAAAAGGCGATCTTATCTTATGAAAACATAAATTGGATCGCTGGTGGAAGAAGCAAAAAAGGTGGAATAGAATCATTAAGCAAGCATTTTACAAGGGTTAGAAAAGCTTTTCTTATTGGAGAATCAACCGAAGCTTTTGCAAATGTTATGGAGAATAAAGTAGATTATGTTAAATGTTGCAATCTAGAAGATGCATTCAGATTGGCTTTTGAAGAGGCCTTAAATAGCGCAGAAGAAGTAACAATATTACTTTCTCCCGCGTGTGCTTCTTTTGATCAATGGAAAAATTTCGAGGAACGTGGTGAAGCATTTTGTAGAATGTTTGAAAATCTCAGGTACAATCACACATGCTGTTTAGTATGA